The following proteins are encoded in a genomic region of Streptomyces sp. NBC_01723:
- a CDS encoding cysteine desulfurase family protein: MLLVEPRMQGMVSTSSTLVCDTSEAGWLMMNGLNGPDMSYLDYNATAPIRPEALAAVLEAMKSVGNASSMHQPGRQAAHRVDVARRQLADLLGCSPGEIIFTSGATEANNLALRAAFTAGNPLVTSPVEHPAVLETARAVTAESPEDLVLLPVGADGLVDLGALDQVFPARRGGVVSLMAANNETGVLTDLRVAAKAAHEAGALVHTDATQIIGRLPMDVAELDVDLLSLSAHKFGGPQGAGALYVRRGSPLPHRPLLVGGGQERGWRAGTLNVAGIIGMGAAADAARRGVGEEAERIAALRDRLESLVTGALPGCRINGRRDQRLPGVTSITFPGLPADAVLAAMPEVAASEGSACASGAPTPSHVLLAMGLSRDDADSTIRFSLGYATTNAEIENAAHAVKRAATQVRAALAEAHGPS; the protein is encoded by the coding sequence GTGCTCCTGGTGGAACCCCGGATGCAGGGGATGGTTTCCACCAGCAGTACATTGGTGTGCGACACGAGCGAGGCGGGGTGGCTGATGATGAACGGGCTAAATGGGCCGGATATGTCCTACCTTGATTACAATGCCACCGCTCCGATCCGGCCTGAGGCTCTTGCAGCCGTCCTTGAGGCCATGAAGTCGGTTGGAAACGCCTCAAGCATGCATCAACCGGGGCGGCAGGCGGCTCATCGGGTCGATGTCGCCCGTCGGCAGCTAGCCGACCTCCTTGGCTGCTCGCCCGGCGAGATCATCTTCACATCCGGGGCGACCGAGGCGAACAACCTGGCCCTCCGCGCCGCGTTCACCGCCGGAAATCCCCTGGTCACCAGCCCTGTTGAGCACCCGGCTGTCCTAGAGACAGCCCGCGCGGTCACCGCCGAGAGTCCCGAGGATCTTGTGCTGCTCCCGGTCGGCGCCGACGGCCTGGTGGATCTCGGCGCCCTGGATCAGGTTTTCCCGGCACGCCGTGGGGGTGTGGTCTCCCTGATGGCGGCGAACAACGAGACCGGGGTCCTCACTGATCTCCGCGTCGCGGCCAAGGCGGCCCATGAAGCCGGTGCACTCGTACATACGGACGCCACGCAGATCATCGGCCGCCTCCCCATGGACGTTGCTGAACTCGACGTCGACCTCTTGTCGCTGTCGGCCCACAAGTTTGGCGGCCCGCAGGGAGCCGGCGCCCTGTATGTACGGCGCGGGTCTCCACTCCCGCACCGACCACTCCTCGTGGGCGGCGGACAGGAGCGGGGCTGGCGGGCAGGCACGTTGAACGTGGCAGGGATTATCGGCATGGGAGCAGCGGCCGACGCCGCGCGCCGCGGTGTCGGTGAGGAGGCCGAGCGGATCGCGGCCCTGCGCGACCGCCTCGAAAGCCTCGTGACCGGTGCCCTGCCGGGCTGCCGTATTAACGGCCGACGCGATCAGCGCCTGCCGGGCGTGACGAGCATCACCTTCCCGGGCCTGCCGGCGGATGCGGTCCTGGCGGCCATGCCCGAGGTCGCTGCCTCGGAGGGCAGCGCGTGCGCCTCCGGTGCTCCGACGCCGAGCCACGTGCTCCTGGCGATGGGCCTATCCCGGGACGACGCCGACAGCACGATCCGCTTCTCGCTGGGCTACGCCACCACGAAT